From Nitrospirota bacterium, the proteins below share one genomic window:
- the queA gene encoding tRNA preQ1(34) S-adenosylmethionine ribosyltransferase-isomerase QueA has translation MKLLEFDYFLPKGRIAKYPLDERDSSRLMALRREVGDSTLRDGSIEHRKFKDLVDYLRAGDVLVVNNTKVMPVRLYGKKPTGGKAEILLIRERGAGMWEAIVRGQRQGRVLFENGLSADVFEGNSTTVVRFTGDNIKESIYRIGHMPLPPYIKRDATEMDRERYQTVYAEKEGAIAAPTAGLHFTEKLLKKIRKKGVEICALTLHVGYGTFKPVLIEDIEDHRMDEEFYEIPASTAISIASAKSEGRRVIAAGTTTTRALESAFVGDGIRSAAGKTSLFIFPGYKFKAIDALITNFHLPKSTPMILTAAFSGLAFLRKAYSTAFRSGYRFFSYGDAMLIL, from the coding sequence TATTTTCTTCCAAAAGGCAGGATAGCAAAGTACCCGCTTGATGAGAGAGACTCATCGCGGCTGATGGCGCTGCGCAGAGAAGTCGGAGACTCGACTCTGCGAGATGGCAGTATCGAACACAGAAAGTTTAAGGATTTGGTAGATTATTTGCGTGCAGGGGATGTCCTTGTTGTTAATAACACAAAAGTTATGCCTGTTCGCCTTTATGGTAAAAAGCCAACAGGGGGAAAGGCAGAGATACTGCTGATCAGGGAGCGTGGCGCAGGTATGTGGGAGGCCATTGTCAGGGGACAGCGGCAGGGCAGGGTCTTATTCGAGAACGGACTTTCTGCCGATGTATTTGAAGGAAACAGCACAACAGTAGTGAGATTCACAGGCGATAATATAAAAGAATCCATTTACAGGATAGGGCACATGCCACTTCCACCCTATATAAAAAGAGATGCGACAGAAATGGACAGAGAGAGATACCAGACAGTTTATGCAGAGAAGGAAGGCGCTATTGCTGCGCCTACTGCAGGGCTACATTTTACAGAGAAGCTTTTAAAAAAGATACGGAAAAAGGGGGTTGAAATATGCGCCCTGACCCTTCATGTTGGCTATGGCACCTTTAAGCCTGTTCTCATCGAAGATATAGAGGATCACAGGATGGATGAGGAATTCTATGAGATTCCAGCATCCACTGCCATTTCTATAGCATCTGCAAAATCAGAGGGCCGAAGGGTTATTGCTGCAGGCACAACCACCACCAGGGCGCTTGAGTCAGCCTTCGTCGGTGATGGTATAAGGAGCGCAGCAGGGAAGACATCCCTGTTTATTTTCCCAGGCTATAAATTCAAGGCAATCGATGCGCTTATTACAAATTTTCACCTTCCTAAATCCACACCCATGATACTAACCGCTGCCTTCTCAGGCCTTGCATTCCTCAGAAAGGCATATTCAACAGCCTTCAGGTCAGGTTACAGGTTTTTTTCTTACGGCGATGCCATGCTGATACTGTAG